A genomic region of Dickeya solani IPO 2222 contains the following coding sequences:
- a CDS encoding tRNA/rRNA methyltransferase produces the protein MSDELSGKSGKVRVMYVRSEGGDEKNSKPKRAPDKRRGDGDNRDRKGRDGAPHGGRGNAERGGRDNAERGGRDGAPRGGRDNAERGGRDNAERGGKWRGESAGRDRERPPRREPVDRADSPWKTVSRAPEEEPDHGGISGKSQIDPEQIRRQRSEETRVYGENACQALFLSRPEAIVRGWFLQEVTPRFREALRWMAANRKAYHVVEDDELIRASGTEHHGGVCFLIKKRHGLDVSAYLSEAGDTDCVLALEDVGNPHNLGGIMRSCAHFGVKGVLVHDASQLESGAAVRTAEGGAEHVKAISADGLVDALAQFRAAGYTIVTTSSHKGATLSKVSLPAKTVIVLGQEGDGLSDNAWQQGDVKVSIDGTGNVESLNISVATGILLAEWWRQNHD, from the coding sequence ATGAGCGATGAATTAAGTGGAAAGAGCGGCAAAGTCCGCGTCATGTACGTCCGTAGCGAAGGCGGGGACGAGAAGAACAGTAAGCCGAAACGTGCGCCGGATAAGCGTCGTGGCGATGGCGACAACCGCGACCGTAAAGGGCGGGATGGCGCGCCACACGGCGGGCGGGGCAATGCCGAACGAGGCGGACGGGACAACGCCGAACGAGGCGGGCGGGATGGCGCGCCACGCGGCGGGCGTGACAATGCCGAACGAGGTGGACGGGATAACGCCGAGCGTGGCGGCAAATGGCGTGGCGAGTCGGCAGGGCGTGACCGTGAGCGTCCGCCGCGTCGCGAGCCGGTTGATCGTGCGGATTCTCCCTGGAAAACAGTGTCGCGCGCACCGGAAGAAGAGCCGGATCACGGCGGCATTAGCGGCAAGAGCCAGATCGATCCAGAACAAATTCGTCGCCAGCGGTCGGAAGAAACCCGCGTCTACGGAGAAAATGCCTGTCAGGCGCTGTTCCTGAGCCGTCCGGAAGCAATTGTGCGCGGTTGGTTCCTGCAGGAAGTCACGCCGCGTTTTCGTGAAGCGCTGCGCTGGATGGCGGCCAATCGCAAGGCTTACCACGTGGTGGAAGACGACGAGCTGATTCGCGCGTCCGGTACTGAGCATCACGGCGGCGTGTGTTTCCTGATCAAGAAACGCCATGGTCTGGATGTGTCTGCTTACCTGAGCGAAGCCGGGGATACCGACTGCGTGCTGGCATTGGAAGATGTCGGTAATCCGCATAATCTGGGCGGCATCATGCGTAGCTGTGCCCATTTTGGCGTGAAAGGCGTACTGGTGCACGATGCGTCGCAGCTGGAATCCGGCGCGGCGGTGCGCACGGCGGAAGGCGGTGCCGAGCACGTGAAAGCGATTAGCGCTGATGGTTTGGTCGATGCGCTGGCGCAGTTCCGCGCCGCCGGTTACACCATCGTCACCACCTCCAGTCACAAGGGCGCGACCTTGTCGAAAGTCTCGCTGCCTGCCAAAACAGTGATTGTGCTGGGGCAGGAAGGGGATGGCTTGTCTGACAACGCCTGGCAGCAGGGCGACGTCAAAGTGTCGATTGACGGCACCGGCAATGTGGAAAGCCTGAATATCTCGGTGGCGACCGGGATCCTGCTGGCGGAATGGTGGCGGCAGAATCACGACTAA
- a CDS encoding tRNA-uridine aminocarboxypropyltransferase codes for MTDNAVLRLRQQRLVLSTRPFRARGCRVIRCQRCLLPEVHCLCDTLSPRTARSRFCLVMFDTEPMKPSNTGRLIADVLPQTDAFLWSRTEPDPALLAALQTEEYQPWLVFLADDDERGRQVRHQLPADGKPPLFVMLDGTWPEARKMFRKSPYLDTLPILSLSVDALSSYQLREASSAGQHCTAEIAIALLRQAGDSDAAEALAQHFDRFRRHYLAGKAHHAKKKISSTVTAKPATDV; via the coding sequence ATGACCGATAACGCTGTCCTGCGGCTGCGTCAGCAGCGCCTTGTTCTCTCCACGCGCCCGTTTCGCGCCCGCGGCTGCCGTGTAATCCGTTGCCAGCGTTGCCTGCTGCCGGAAGTTCACTGCCTGTGCGACACCCTCTCGCCGCGTACCGCTCGCAGCCGCTTCTGTCTGGTCATGTTCGACACCGAACCGATGAAGCCCAGTAATACCGGTCGCCTGATTGCCGATGTCCTGCCGCAGACGGATGCCTTTCTGTGGTCCCGTACCGAGCCGGATCCGGCGCTGCTTGCCGCCTTGCAGACAGAAGAGTATCAACCCTGGCTGGTATTTCTGGCGGACGACGATGAACGCGGCCGTCAGGTCCGTCACCAGCTGCCCGCCGATGGCAAACCGCCGCTGTTCGTGATGTTGGACGGCACCTGGCCGGAAGCGCGCAAAATGTTCCGCAAAAGCCCATACCTCGATACGTTGCCGATCCTGTCGTTGAGCGTGGACGCCTTGTCCAGCTATCAATTACGGGAGGCCAGCAGCGCCGGGCAGCACTGTACGGCGGAAATCGCCATCGCTCTGCTGCGTCAGGCCGGCGACAGCGATGCCGCCGAAGCGCTGGCGCAGCATTTCGACCGTTTTCGCCGTCATTATCTGGCGGGCAAAGCCCATCACGCGAAAAAGAAAATTTCTTCCACTGTCACAGCAAAACCGGCAACAGACGTTTAA
- the trxC gene encoding thioredoxin TrxC — MNTVCASCHATNRLPEERINNHQQAHCGRCGQALFSGKVINATEETLDKLLQDDLPVVVDFWAPWCGPCVNFAPVFESVADENGGKIRFIKVNTEAEPGLSARFRIRSIPTIMLFKHGKVVDMLNGAMPKAPFESWLSESL, encoded by the coding sequence ATGAATACGGTATGTGCATCCTGCCACGCCACCAACCGCCTGCCAGAAGAACGCATCAATAATCATCAACAAGCCCATTGCGGCCGCTGCGGTCAGGCGCTGTTCAGCGGCAAGGTGATTAACGCCACTGAAGAAACGCTGGATAAACTGTTGCAGGACGATCTGCCGGTGGTCGTGGATTTCTGGGCCCCCTGGTGCGGGCCGTGCGTTAACTTTGCCCCGGTATTTGAAAGCGTCGCCGACGAAAACGGCGGCAAAATCCGCTTTATCAAGGTCAACACCGAAGCGGAACCCGGCCTGAGCGCCCGCTTTCGTATCCGCAGCATTCCTACCATCATGCTGTTCAAACACGGCAAGGTGGTTGACATGCTCAACGGCGCCATGCCCAAAGCCCCTTTCGAAAGCTGGCTTAGCGAATCGCTGTAA